The Microbulbifer sp. TB1203 nucleotide sequence GGGCGAGGAAATCCATCAGCTGAACACCCTGATCAACGACCTGCGCACGCTGACCCAATCGGACCTGGGCGGCCTGTCCTTCCAGCGCGAACGCATACCGGCGCGGCGCTTCTTCGACGACTATGCGCACAAAGCCACAAGCCAGTTGGAACCCCATGGTCTCAGCCTGGAACCGGATATAGAACTGGATGAAAAACTCAGCCTGTTTGCCGACAAAAGCCGCCTCAAGCAACTGCTGGACAACCTGCTGCAGAACAGCCGGCGCTACACGGATGCAGGCGGCAAGGTGCAACTCTCGCTGTATCAGGACGAACGGGAACTGGTTCTGTGCTGGCAGGACAGCGCCCCCGGCGTGCCGGCGGAGAGCCTGCCGAAACTGTTCGAGCGGCTGTACCGGGTCGAGAGTTCACGCAACCGTGCAACGGGCGGATCGGGCCTGGGGCTGTCCATCTGCAAAAGTATCGTCGAGGCACAGAACGGCGTCATTGAAGCCGGACACAGCGAACTGGGCGGACTGGCGATCACCTGCCGTCTACCGTTGATGACCTGACAGGGGAGAAGGGTTTATGACTGAAGGCGCACGACTGCTGATCGTCGAGGACGAGGCCAAGGTGGCCCGACTGCTGAAAAATTTCCTGCAGGCCCAGGGCTACAAGTGCGCCCTGCTGGACCGCGGTGACCTGGTGCTGGACTGGCTGGAAAACAACCGCGCCGACGTGATGCTGCTGGATGTGATGTTGCCGGGCATGGACGGTATGGAAGTGTGCCGCGCGGTGCGCGAGCGCTCTACCATGCCCATCATCATGCTCACCGCCAGAGTGGAGGAAGTGGACCAGTTACTGGGGTTGGAGCTGGGCGCAGACGACTATATCTGCAAGCCGTTCAACCTGAAAAACGTCGCCGCCCGGGTGGCAGCATTGCTGCGGCGAATAGAGTTTGAAGCCCAGGGCCCAGAGGCGAGCGAGCCCCGGGCGCTGCTGTTGGACGACGACAATCGCCTGCTGCTAATGGGTCAGCCGGTGGAGTTGACCGCTACGGAATACCGCATTCTCCGCCCGCTCTACGACCACAAGGGGCGCATCTACACCCGCAGCCAGTTATTGGACCTGGCGTACAGCGACTACCGCGCCGTGACCGAGCGCAGCATCGATACCCATATCAAATCTATCCGCAAGAAAATTGCCAGCGTGGTGCCGGAGGTGGAGTTGATTCACTCCATTTATGCGATGGGATACAAGTGGGAAGATTGAGCAGTGGATGATTTCTGCAGGATACGGCACAGCGAAGCTGTACCAATCTCCCAACCAGCGTAGGGTGCGCCGTGCGCACCAACCCGCCCTAGTGCGGGCCCTGGCGGTATCGGTGCGCACGGCGCACCCTAGGAAACTGGGCGAGCGCAACGAAGGTACCCGCCTGATTATGGAAAACCAACCGAAACTGCGGTCGCAGTTGCCTCCCTCTTCAGCCCATATTCCGATATTACAGGCGCGGGCTGAGATGATACGCAACCAATAAAATTACCGTCGCACAGGCCCGCAGCAGTAACGCGGCCGCTCCAT carries:
- a CDS encoding response regulator, producing the protein MTEGARLLIVEDEAKVARLLKNFLQAQGYKCALLDRGDLVLDWLENNRADVMLLDVMLPGMDGMEVCRAVRERSTMPIIMLTARVEEVDQLLGLELGADDYICKPFNLKNVAARVAALLRRIEFEAQGPEASEPRALLLDDDNRLLLMGQPVELTATEYRILRPLYDHKGRIYTRSQLLDLAYSDYRAVTERSIDTHIKSIRKKIASVVPEVELIHSIYAMGYKWED